In Candidatus Zymogenaceae bacterium, a single genomic region encodes these proteins:
- a CDS encoding MBL fold metallo-hydrolase encodes MKRKKTLRIVLIVLAALIVACGVGWHLAMNLGATPEQTDFTVDLSEVKRLAAEGPEALPVELRGVVIAESGMPNRFAVAGGGKETADWAFTTFQIVFDDRTIIVDPVNDEPRFEEWIYDLVFHRDVYEEMQRAMDEAWLIIATHEHWDHIGGLSMSPNAVDLLTKTVLTQEQVESPVIEEVGFPDGLLDEYEPLEYEGLFRLAPGVVLIESPGHTPGSQMIYVVLSDGTEYLLIGDVVWLWDNIEKATIKPWIFSAMMGEDRDALKHETRWLNDLFVSSDTTLIPVINHDAGMIEGYFDDEIIGEGLL; translated from the coding sequence ATGAAACGAAAAAAGACGTTGCGAATCGTATTGATTGTGCTGGCGGCGTTGATCGTCGCCTGTGGTGTGGGGTGGCACCTGGCGATGAACCTGGGTGCGACGCCCGAACAGACCGATTTCACCGTCGATCTTTCAGAGGTCAAGCGGCTTGCGGCCGAGGGTCCGGAGGCGCTTCCTGTAGAACTGCGGGGGGTCGTCATCGCGGAAAGCGGCATGCCGAACCGCTTCGCAGTCGCCGGCGGAGGCAAGGAGACCGCCGACTGGGCCTTCACGACCTTCCAGATCGTCTTTGATGACCGGACGATCATCGTCGACCCGGTCAACGACGAGCCGCGCTTCGAGGAGTGGATATACGATCTCGTCTTTCATCGCGATGTGTATGAAGAGATGCAGCGGGCGATGGATGAGGCGTGGCTTATCATCGCCACCCACGAGCACTGGGATCACATCGGGGGATTATCCATGTCTCCCAATGCGGTTGATCTGCTTACAAAGACGGTCCTGACACAAGAGCAGGTTGAGAGCCCCGTCATCGAGGAGGTCGGCTTCCCGGACGGATTACTGGATGAATATGAGCCTTTAGAATACGAGGGGCTTTTTCGTCTTGCGCCGGGGGTTGTGCTGATAGAATCTCCCGGCCACACACCCGGCTCCCAGATGATCTATGTGGTCCTGAGTGACGGTACGGAGTACCTCCTCATCGGCGACGTGGTCTGGCTGTGGGATAATATCGAGAAGGCGACGATCAAACCCTGGATCTTCAGCGCCATGATGGGCGAGGATCGAGACGCCCTGAAACACGAAACCCGCTGGCTGAATGATCTGTTTGTGTCTTCGGATACGACGCTGATTCCGGTCATCAACCATGATGCGGGGATGATCGAGGGGTATTTCGATGATGAAATCATCGGAGAGGGACTCCTCTGA
- a CDS encoding MBL fold metallo-hydrolase encodes MAKRIGLSAAFLLVLVPALVVSPAAYPQAADGNAFFSITLSVTNCFLLPCDGGYLLIDTSYPDQYEKFLKELARIGVDVSEIRYVLLTHHHDDHAGFIAEFVEKNPDVTVIVHEADLAWLAAGQNNEDAAPLNGCIRVLLGLFGAFHEFGFPGYIVRENDIILTGDDDELLHSIGIDGVILHTPGHTDDSVSVVMKGGDAFAGDVTMNFMKVCCIRHRPIFVNDMPQVRESWERLLEAGAVTIYPAHGKPFDADKLRGM; translated from the coding sequence ATGGCGAAACGAATCGGGCTATCGGCGGCTTTTCTCCTCGTCCTGGTACCGGCACTCGTAGTCTCCCCGGCGGCATATCCCCAGGCGGCGGACGGGAACGCGTTTTTCTCCATCACACTCTCGGTGACCAATTGCTTTCTGCTGCCCTGTGACGGCGGGTATCTCCTGATTGACACCAGCTACCCAGACCAGTATGAGAAATTTCTGAAGGAGCTGGCGAGGATCGGCGTGGACGTCTCCGAGATACGATACGTCCTTTTGACCCACCATCACGACGACCATGCCGGCTTCATCGCCGAATTCGTCGAGAAGAATCCGGACGTGACGGTGATCGTGCACGAGGCGGACCTGGCGTGGTTGGCGGCGGGGCAGAACAACGAGGACGCGGCTCCCCTCAACGGGTGCATACGCGTGCTTTTGGGGCTGTTCGGGGCCTTTCATGAATTCGGTTTCCCGGGATATATCGTGAGGGAAAACGACATCATCCTCACCGGCGATGACGACGAGCTTCTTCACTCCATCGGCATCGACGGGGTGATCCTCCACACCCCCGGCCACACCGACGATTCGGTCTCGGTCGTCATGAAAGGCGGCGACGCCTTTGCGGGGGATGTAACCATGAACTTCATGAAGGTCTGCTGCATCAGGCATCGGCCCATCTTCGTCAATGACATGCCCCAGGTCCGGGAGAGCTGGGAGCGACTGCTGGAGGCGGGCGCCGTGACGATCTACCCGGCCCACGGGAAGCCCTTTGATGCGGACAAGCTGAGGGGTATGTAA
- a CDS encoding GNAT family N-acetyltransferase, translating to MEDSVSIDIRRMTMADYNAVIDLWRGLSGMGLSKSDEPEELERFIDRNPETSLVLTRNDIVIGSVLGGFDGRRGYLYHLAVRKEDQGLGYGTMLLKEVERRFHALGAMRLHLMIYTDNEAAEFYKKRNWWVRDELVLMSRDL from the coding sequence ATGGAGGATTCAGTGAGCATTGATATTCGCCGAATGACGATGGCTGATTACAATGCGGTCATCGACTTGTGGCGAGGTCTTTCGGGTATGGGATTGTCGAAGTCGGACGAACCGGAAGAGCTTGAGCGGTTTATCGACCGTAATCCGGAGACATCGCTGGTGCTGACGCGGAATGATATCGTCATCGGCAGCGTCCTGGGGGGATTCGACGGCCGCCGGGGGTATCTCTATCACCTGGCGGTTCGAAAGGAGGACCAGGGCCTGGGATACGGGACGATGCTGCTGAAAGAGGTGGAGCGGAGATTTCACGCCCTGGGGGCGATGCGGCTTCATCTGATGATCTACACCGATAACGAGGCGGCGGAATTTTATAAAAAGCGGAACTGGTGGGTGCGGGACGAGCTTGTTCTCATGAGCAGAGACCTGTAG
- a CDS encoding lipase family protein: MLQKLYNKTLDVIGKGGVDFTELLHMAEVYRSVRYETKEEIFDKWGRYFEDIHVVDIKKTKNRYLIGTVRKKKLQEVYILGTTNFTNLLHDLNTKHVKHRKLGIMIHKGFSDFAKAVYDDIIPRIDVRRKLIICGHSLGGAAAVILALMLRIDEFPVKKVFAFGQPKFTDLEGADTYNDLDVIRVINEGDIIPQLPPDGLDAREQQFRHLGKEVILLDGRYYSLNREHAAESRQTSDLWDEIKRSVRKSTLNKLVRSVDSLINVHLIDAYIDRIIPKWKRSTKVPYEERNKYIKIIGQTASTRELHG; this comes from the coding sequence ATGCTTCAGAAACTGTACAATAAAACTCTCGACGTTATCGGGAAGGGGGGGGTGGATTTTACGGAACTTCTCCATATGGCCGAGGTATACCGCTCCGTGCGCTACGAGACAAAGGAGGAGATATTCGATAAGTGGGGAAGGTACTTCGAAGATATCCATGTCGTCGATATCAAGAAGACCAAAAACCGCTATCTGATCGGTACGGTCCGGAAAAAGAAGCTCCAGGAGGTGTATATTCTGGGAACGACCAATTTCACCAACCTCCTGCACGACCTGAACACGAAGCACGTGAAGCACCGGAAGCTCGGCATCATGATCCACAAGGGATTTTCTGACTTCGCGAAGGCCGTATATGACGACATCATCCCCCGAATCGACGTCCGGAGAAAACTTATCATCTGCGGTCACTCCCTGGGAGGGGCGGCGGCGGTCATCCTGGCGCTGATGCTCCGTATCGATGAGTTCCCAGTCAAGAAGGTCTTCGCCTTCGGCCAGCCAAAGTTTACCGATCTCGAAGGGGCCGACACCTACAACGACCTTGACGTAATCAGGGTCATCAACGAGGGAGACATCATCCCCCAGCTCCCGCCGGACGGTCTGGACGCCCGGGAGCAACAGTTCCGACATCTGGGGAAAGAGGTGATCCTGTTGGACGGGCGATACTATTCCCTGAACAGGGAGCATGCCGCGGAGAGCAGGCAGACGTCCGACCTGTGGGATGAAATAAAACGCTCGGTCAGGAAATCGACCCTGAACAAACTCGTCCGGTCGGTGGATTCGTTGATCAACGTTCACCTGATCGATGCGTATATCGACCGCATTATTCCGAAATGGAAGCGATCCACGAAAGTTCCGTATGAGGAGCGAAATAAATACATCAAGATAATCGGACAGACGGCATCCACGCGGGAGCTTCACGGGTAG
- a CDS encoding MBL fold metallo-hydrolase — MKVHFTWVGGATSIITVDGLKIATDPCLAPAGTVQHYAWFKSVRKNDPVYAPGAFDDVDLWLITHGHEDHLDAKGVTAVRPGALVVTDETAREALEGAGVDDLRILSPGEHTTLEKKGFSIFVEAIPMVHGTLPPVARLAGDGNGYLVEITGDESRFVFYITGDSVPHRRVRRAIAERTCDLFIPYVGEARVGRGLRAALMGGLTMNMKMMGRLKRLISPRVTVPIHYGTFSHYAESVEAVRKAAGEGTTLLEPGETVEIPVT, encoded by the coding sequence ATGAAGGTACACTTCACCTGGGTGGGGGGAGCGACGTCGATCATAACGGTGGATGGCCTGAAAATCGCCACCGACCCGTGCCTGGCGCCGGCGGGAACGGTGCAGCATTATGCATGGTTCAAATCGGTGCGCAAAAACGATCCCGTGTATGCACCGGGGGCGTTCGATGATGTGGATCTGTGGCTGATCACCCACGGGCACGAGGATCACCTGGATGCAAAAGGGGTGACGGCCGTTCGTCCCGGGGCCCTTGTCGTGACGGATGAGACCGCACGGGAAGCGCTGGAGGGCGCGGGCGTAGACGACCTCCGGATACTCTCTCCGGGGGAACATACAACACTGGAGAAAAAGGGCTTCTCCATTTTTGTGGAGGCGATACCGATGGTGCACGGAACTCTCCCGCCGGTGGCCCGACTGGCGGGTGACGGCAACGGCTACCTGGTGGAGATCACCGGGGATGAATCGAGGTTTGTCTTCTACATCACCGGCGATTCGGTGCCCCATCGACGGGTGAGACGGGCGATCGCGGAAAGAACTTGCGACCTCTTTATCCCCTACGTGGGGGAGGCGCGGGTGGGGCGGGGACTGCGGGCCGCTTTGATGGGTGGGTTGACCATGAATATGAAAATGATGGGGAGGCTGAAGAGACTCATCTCCCCGAGGGTGACCGTACCGATTCACTATGGGACCTTCAGCCACTATGCCGAGTCGGTCGAAGCGGTCAGGAAGGCGGCGGGAGAGGGCACAACCCTCCTGGAGCCGGGAGAGACGGTGGAGATTCCCGTCACCTGA
- a CDS encoding GNAT family N-acetyltransferase has product MIEVNPMKKGEERETYELIVRVFHAHVAPVYTKEGVAEFLGMLSPDGLNEMRGGEHSCVILAREHHTIIGVVSVIRDSHIALLFVDREYQMKGIGKKLIDEEIKICLNRNPDLSAVTVSSSPNSKTFYETVGFEAQGDEVDEDGMRFTPMRKSIAH; this is encoded by the coding sequence GTGATTGAAGTCAATCCGATGAAAAAGGGAGAGGAACGGGAAACCTACGAGCTCATCGTGCGCGTGTTTCATGCGCATGTCGCCCCCGTGTATACGAAAGAGGGTGTCGCCGAGTTTCTCGGTATGCTGTCGCCGGATGGATTGAACGAGATGAGAGGCGGGGAACACTCATGTGTTATTCTGGCCAGGGAACATCACACCATTATCGGGGTGGTGTCGGTCATACGCGATAGCCACATCGCCCTCTTGTTTGTCGACCGGGAATATCAGATGAAGGGTATCGGTAAGAAGCTTATCGATGAAGAAATTAAAATCTGCTTGAATCGGAATCCCGATTTATCGGCGGTGACCGTCAGCTCATCGCCGAATTCAAAAACATTTTATGAAACGGTCGGATTTGAAGCCCAGGGGGATGAGGTCGACGAGGACGGCATGCGCTTTACTCCGATGCGAAAATCGATCGCACACTGA
- a CDS encoding VIT1/CCC1 transporter family protein translates to MTSNVDTRMFLRAQKNEITEYIIYRKLARVVSDKNNRDILQRISDDELRHYMIWKKYSGRDVRPNRLKVFLYYWVARILGITFGIKLMERGESAAQGAYEALVDTAPEARRIIAEENEHEDELIGLIDEERLKYVGSIVLGLNDALVELTGALAGLTLALRNGKLIAMAGLITGIAASFSMAASEYLSTKTEEDETKHPVKASVYTGTAYILTVFFLIFPYLIFSDPIFSLCLTLLNAMLVILAFTYYISIAKDLTFWGRFLEMAAISLGIALISFGLGYVIRLFFDIDI, encoded by the coding sequence ATGACATCGAACGTCGACACGCGAATGTTTCTTAGAGCGCAAAAAAACGAAATCACCGAATATATCATTTATCGCAAGCTCGCACGGGTCGTATCGGATAAAAACAACAGGGATATCCTGCAGCGGATTTCCGACGACGAGCTGAGGCATTACATGATATGGAAAAAATATTCCGGCCGGGACGTCCGGCCCAATAGACTCAAGGTGTTTTTGTATTACTGGGTAGCGCGGATTCTGGGTATCACCTTCGGCATCAAGCTGATGGAGCGGGGCGAATCGGCGGCTCAGGGGGCGTACGAGGCCCTGGTGGATACGGCGCCGGAGGCGAGAAGAATCATCGCCGAGGAGAACGAACACGAGGACGAGCTGATCGGCCTTATCGACGAGGAGCGGCTGAAGTACGTCGGATCGATCGTACTGGGCCTCAATGACGCCCTGGTGGAGCTGACCGGGGCCCTGGCGGGCCTGACGCTTGCCCTTAGAAACGGAAAGCTTATCGCCATGGCTGGACTCATCACCGGTATCGCGGCGTCGTTTTCTATGGCCGCGTCGGAGTATCTCTCCACCAAGACGGAAGAGGACGAAACAAAACACCCCGTTAAGGCGTCGGTGTATACCGGGACCGCATACATCCTGACGGTGTTCTTTCTCATTTTTCCGTATCTGATTTTTAGCGACCCGATTTTCAGCCTGTGCCTGACGCTTTTAAACGCCATGCTGGTGATACTGGCCTTTACCTATTATATCTCCATCGCCAAGGATCTCACGTTCTGGGGGCGCTTCCTGGAGATGGCCGCCATATCCCTGGGCATCGCGCTGATATCCTTCGGATTGGGGTATGTGATTCGTCTTTTTTTCGATATTGACATATAG
- a CDS encoding DUF3160 domain-containing protein — translation MNRRILFFTVVLSVMFMAGPSFSSEDEKMILSPFYLSEEAEALLEHNGFVVVGGNQEEIYDIYDDADESGQPVFVTTDLVLHTGHIFFDYLLRILEVEELSDAAKDLTDRMLVLSIDQYESATDPDVKEAALLNIGYFSVAKKIIDPAFEPGYGLDEMVDAEIENITAHEGLKFRELLPYVENPDLETTPYAYEDYSQYVPRGHYTRNETFETYFLVMMWYGRIDFKLTPGKNEDAKEDGRMMTLQALLITDALANDGNVFDLWKRIYEPTTYFVGKADDLTVYDYRKLADDIFPKGKSVDRYAQADLLSTFIEGARKLNPPKILSGAAFTDDGEFDDTTMGFRFMGQRFIPDSYMFQQLVYGVKDLGYTGEGDPLTMEYIPNVGPARAFPRGLDVMAVLGSERAYEILQQEGDTDYLHYDEQFRMLKEEFTTRTEDEWTENLYWRWLYALLPLLEEPVGDGVPAFMKSEPWLDKSLATSLGSWTELRHDTILYAKQSYTMMGKGLPMSFDTAYGYVEPYPEVYARLGEMMADIRLNLDTLGIAPEGVPEKLAAFETLLSQLETISQKELRGDALSDEEYRLIADMGGTLERMTDFPDDLMEKITSDTDSRMDIIADVHTDLNTGKVLEEGVGSPFDIYVIVDDAHGKRVCRGGVFSYYEFKHPLSDRLTDEKWQEMGEESARPPQPEWIRDFTVR, via the coding sequence ATGAATCGAAGAATACTCTTTTTCACCGTTGTTTTGTCCGTGATGTTCATGGCAGGTCCCTCATTTTCCTCCGAAGACGAAAAGATGATTCTCTCACCTTTTTATCTGTCTGAAGAAGCGGAGGCGCTCCTCGAACACAACGGATTCGTCGTCGTGGGGGGAAATCAGGAGGAGATATATGATATCTACGATGATGCGGACGAATCGGGCCAGCCGGTCTTCGTGACGACAGATCTCGTGCTACACACCGGACATATTTTCTTTGATTATCTCCTGAGGATTCTGGAGGTCGAGGAGCTTTCGGATGCGGCGAAGGATTTGACGGATCGGATGCTCGTCCTTTCCATCGACCAGTACGAATCGGCGACTGACCCCGATGTCAAGGAGGCGGCCCTCCTCAACATCGGGTATTTTTCCGTGGCAAAGAAAATAATCGACCCCGCGTTCGAGCCGGGCTACGGCCTCGATGAAATGGTGGATGCGGAGATCGAAAACATCACGGCCCACGAGGGGCTGAAGTTCCGCGAGCTCCTCCCGTACGTCGAAAACCCCGACCTTGAAACGACGCCCTACGCGTACGAAGACTATTCCCAGTATGTCCCCCGGGGACATTACACCAGGAACGAAACCTTCGAGACATATTTTTTAGTCATGATGTGGTACGGGCGGATCGACTTCAAGCTGACGCCGGGCAAAAACGAAGACGCGAAAGAAGACGGGCGCATGATGACCCTCCAGGCGCTTCTCATAACCGACGCCCTCGCCAACGATGGCAACGTCTTCGACCTGTGGAAGCGGATCTATGAGCCGACGACCTACTTCGTGGGAAAGGCCGATGATCTGACCGTGTATGACTATCGAAAGCTGGCGGACGACATCTTCCCGAAAGGGAAATCCGTCGACAGATACGCCCAGGCCGATCTCCTCTCGACCTTCATCGAGGGGGCCAGGAAGCTCAATCCGCCCAAGATTCTCTCCGGTGCGGCCTTTACCGATGACGGAGAATTCGATGATACCACCATGGGCTTTCGCTTCATGGGGCAGCGCTTCATCCCCGATTCATACATGTTCCAGCAGCTCGTGTACGGCGTGAAGGACCTCGGGTACACGGGGGAGGGCGATCCCTTAACGATGGAGTATATCCCCAACGTCGGCCCCGCCCGGGCGTTTCCCCGGGGGTTGGATGTCATGGCCGTTCTGGGATCGGAGCGGGCATACGAGATATTGCAGCAGGAGGGAGACACCGACTACCTCCACTACGACGAACAGTTCCGGATGCTGAAAGAGGAATTTACCACAAGGACTGAAGACGAGTGGACGGAGAACCTCTACTGGCGCTGGCTTTATGCCCTCCTGCCACTGTTGGAGGAGCCTGTCGGTGACGGCGTCCCGGCGTTCATGAAGAGCGAGCCGTGGCTCGACAAGTCGCTTGCGACCTCCCTTGGCTCATGGACGGAGCTCAGGCACGACACGATCCTCTACGCAAAGCAGAGCTACACGATGATGGGGAAGGGACTTCCCATGTCTTTTGATACGGCGTACGGCTACGTGGAGCCCTATCCGGAGGTCTACGCCCGCCTTGGGGAAATGATGGCGGACATCAGGCTCAACCTCGACACGCTGGGGATCGCCCCCGAGGGCGTCCCGGAGAAGCTCGCGGCCTTCGAGACGCTCTTGTCCCAACTCGAAACCATCTCACAGAAGGAGCTGAGGGGAGATGCCCTCTCCGATGAGGAATATCGGCTCATCGCGGATATGGGGGGCACGCTCGAGAGGATGACGGATTTCCCCGATGACCTGATGGAGAAAATCACCTCGGACACCGACTCGAGGATGGATATCATCGCCGACGTACACACCGACCTCAATACCGGGAAGGTGCTCGAGGAGGGCGTCGGGTCTCCGTTCGACATCTACGTCATCGTCGACGATGCGCATGGGAAGCGGGTGTGTCGGGGCGGAGTGTTTTCCTATTACGAGTTCAAACATCCGCTCTCGGACCGGCTGACCGACGAGAAGTGGCAGGAGATGGGCGAAGAGAGCGCGAGACCTCCCCAGCCGGAGTGGATACGGGATTTCACCGTCCGTTAG
- a CDS encoding aminotransferase class III-fold pyridoxal phosphate-dependent enzyme has protein sequence MKHVYLSTGHELKIPNIVDNEGVYLFDDTGNRYMDLESGTWCISVGHKNERINKAIMRQIGTVMHTGFCYSNQVLEESSKAVLYITNFGDGKCVFLCSGSEAIEISRQISKHLSGKNMSMTLHDSYLGAYASVTDRTRNWYVFDWERCKTCGKNGECDPSCDAIQDIPEEISDFIFEPGSSSGFVRFPPRAMIQNIVHRVRDNNGKIIANEVTTGIGRTGMWFGYQHYDIEPDFVAMGKGIGNGYPVSVAAINPTAVDELERRPFKYAQSHQNDPLGAAVVGEVIREIEENGLISRAKEKGPRFLDKLTSLVDNETILDVRGRGMMFAVDLVGEDTANEIYDKLIRRGYIVGNRGRSFRIDPPLILTETEFDGFIDAFEAILRTLKSSA, from the coding sequence ATGAAACACGTGTATCTCTCTACCGGGCACGAACTGAAAATCCCGAATATCGTGGACAATGAGGGAGTCTATCTGTTTGACGATACCGGCAACCGTTATATGGACTTGGAATCCGGGACGTGGTGTATTTCCGTTGGACACAAAAACGAGCGCATCAATAAGGCCATCATGCGGCAGATTGGTACTGTGATGCACACGGGATTCTGCTACTCCAACCAGGTCTTGGAGGAATCGTCGAAAGCAGTCCTGTATATAACGAATTTCGGTGACGGTAAGTGCGTTTTTCTGTGCTCCGGAAGCGAGGCCATTGAGATATCGAGACAGATATCAAAGCACCTTTCGGGGAAGAACATGTCGATGACGCTGCACGACTCGTATCTCGGGGCGTATGCCTCCGTGACCGACAGGACACGGAACTGGTATGTGTTTGACTGGGAGCGGTGCAAAACATGCGGGAAAAACGGCGAGTGCGATCCCTCCTGTGACGCAATACAGGATATCCCGGAGGAGATATCGGATTTCATATTCGAGCCTGGAAGCTCATCGGGCTTTGTGAGATTTCCCCCCAGGGCGATGATCCAAAATATCGTCCACAGGGTTCGAGACAATAACGGAAAAATCATCGCAAACGAGGTCACCACGGGTATCGGCCGGACCGGGATGTGGTTTGGATATCAGCATTATGATATCGAGCCTGATTTCGTGGCGATGGGGAAGGGAATCGGGAACGGATATCCGGTGAGCGTCGCGGCGATCAATCCCACAGCGGTGGACGAGCTGGAAAGAAGGCCGTTCAAATACGCCCAGTCTCATCAGAACGATCCGCTGGGGGCGGCGGTTGTCGGGGAGGTGATACGGGAGATCGAGGAAAACGGACTGATCTCACGGGCGAAAGAAAAAGGCCCGAGATTTCTCGACAAGCTCACATCTCTTGTGGATAATGAGACAATTCTCGATGTGAGGGGACGGGGGATGATGTTCGCGGTTGACCTGGTGGGTGAGGATACAGCGAATGAGATATATGATAAGCTGATTCGGCGGGGATACATCGTCGGGAACAGGGGACGCTCATTTCGAATCGATCCCCCGCTGATACTGACCGAAACGGAATTTGACGGATTCATTGACGCATTCGAGGCGATACTTCGCACTCTAAAATCATCCGCATAA
- a CDS encoding HDIG domain-containing protein yields MIPDRDACFTILKEHDVEPHIVAHSMSVERVALYVARLHMDRGGGGLLDLSLISAGALLHDIAKIRAMETGVKHSDMGADMMCSLGLFEVAPLVRQHVLLDEYNRNGAVTEAELVNYGDKRVTHDQIVTLTERFDDLYIRYGSKSPEAMEHVKEIHRRSLDLEKKLFRSLSVAPGDLVDILRNKEEEVIGFHSG; encoded by the coding sequence ATGATTCCGGATAGAGACGCCTGTTTCACCATCCTCAAAGAGCACGACGTTGAGCCTCATATCGTGGCCCACAGCATGTCTGTGGAGCGGGTGGCCCTGTACGTTGCCCGGCTTCATATGGACCGGGGCGGGGGCGGATTATTGGACCTTTCCCTGATCAGCGCGGGGGCGCTGCTTCACGACATCGCCAAAATCAGGGCAATGGAAACAGGTGTGAAGCATTCGGACATGGGTGCGGACATGATGTGTTCCCTGGGATTATTCGAGGTGGCGCCGCTGGTTCGTCAGCACGTGCTGCTGGATGAATATAATCGAAACGGGGCGGTGACCGAGGCGGAGCTGGTAAATTATGGAGATAAAAGAGTCACCCATGATCAAATCGTCACACTGACGGAGCGCTTCGACGACCTGTACATTCGATACGGCTCCAAATCTCCCGAGGCAATGGAGCATGTGAAGGAAATACACAGACGTTCGCTGGATCTTGAGAAGAAGCTTTTTCGCTCTCTTTCGGTGGCGCCTGGTGATCTGGTCGATATATTACGTAACAAGGAGGAAGAGGTCATTGGATTTCATTCTGGATAG
- a CDS encoding dual specificity protein phosphatase family protein codes for MDFILDRLAIGDLGDAKNEEILEKSGITAILNVAQEAHLEPDLARFDYYKVSIDDGQAMDFSHLSEAVEYIHTRIRRGKVLVHCLMGVSRSSTIVLCYLHECGFSLREAMNLIKRKRPDAQPHIALYNSVREYYLQKDEVA; via the coding sequence TTGGATTTCATTCTGGATAGACTTGCCATCGGCGATCTCGGCGACGCCAAAAACGAAGAGATACTGGAGAAGAGCGGGATTACCGCGATCCTGAACGTCGCCCAGGAGGCGCACCTCGAGCCGGATCTCGCCCGGTTTGACTATTACAAGGTAAGCATCGACGACGGACAGGCGATGGACTTTTCCCACCTGTCCGAAGCGGTGGAATATATTCACACCCGCATCCGCAGGGGCAAGGTGCTGGTGCACTGTCTGATGGGCGTCAGCCGATCATCCACGATTGTGCTGTGCTACCTGCATGAGTGCGGCTTCAGCCTCCGGGAGGCGATGAACCTCATCAAACGGAAACGTCCCGACGCACAGCCCCATATCGCCCTGTACAACTCGGTCCGGGAATATTATCTGCAGAAAGATGAAGTTGCGTAG